The following are encoded together in the Plasmodium reichenowi strain SY57 chromosome 3, whole genome shotgun sequence genome:
- a CDS encoding zinc finger protein, putative, with product MDIRSEIVNSIIYSLKRCKNKNKYILLLNELLSLFPAHAEKSLKLCLKSCIKKYTLIEENDSPEPCKDYGHKIFNSKKKESFFSDTTIICKKKKKVEKKKLSSIKSNRYKKTCIHFFVLCGNKRKYVVFQNFCSCFYFKEKVLCNNNDILCKHLLSVFLAKCFHNYRNIFLNSDLFFEWYLKKLNISNQ from the exons ATGGACATTCGTTCAGAAATTGTAAATTccataatatattctttaaaaagatgcaaaaataaaaataaat ATATTTTGTTGTTAAACGAGTTATTGTCCCTTTTCCCAGCACACGCTGAAAAAAGCTTAAAGCTATGCTTAAAATCGtgcataaaaaaatatacattaatagaagaaaatgatTCACCGGAACCTTGTAAAGATTATGgacataaaatatttaacagtaaaaaaaaagaaagcTTCTTTAGTGACACTACTATTATATGtaagaaaaagaagaaagtagagaaaaaaaaattatcatcTATAAAATCTAACAGATATAAAAAGACATGTATACACTTTTTTGTACTATGTGGAAATAAAAGGAAGTATGTTGTATTTCAAAACTTTTGTTcatgtttttattttaaagaaaaagtattatgtaataataacgATATTTTATGTAAACACCTTTTATCCGTTTTTTTGGCAAAATGTTTTCATAACTATaggaatatttttttaaattccgatttattttttgaatggtaccttaaaaaattaaatatcTCAAACCAGTAA
- a CDS encoding circumsporozoite- and TRAP-related protein yields MKKAFVLIFSCFLLFLHLHIIRTHYAKNEETNKKDTKLTKKRNVKTFNKKLTNKSFLQVQHTVATRSVPPPPCLGDDCFCQNYYDLTLILDESASIGSKNWKNHVIPFTDKIINDLKISKNEVHVGILLFSSKNRDYVTYGDELRYQKDELLKKVEKLKKDYYCGGGTKILGALKYSLENYTKHKNIRYDAPKVTILFTDGNENSASNKQLLEMGLTYRRERVKLLVLGVAAAEDNKLKLIAGCEENTNCPYSMKAEWETINDITKRLTNKICHTESEIEPEPEPEPSTPTHCQGDDCFCEDYYDLTLILDESRSITLNKWKKDVVPFAEKVLNNLNIDKDKIHVGIMRFANSMKTDIGYEQETRYMKNDLIKLVRELKDKYGYGSATHLVDALQYSLKTFTRHPNNRVDAPKVTILFTDGNETSKKEKDIRDVGLLYRKENVKLIVVGVNLATEKSLKLLAGCNENEECLRVIKCEWNDLTNITKILTDKICNTGSVELPKPEENPEPVEKPNPEENPNPVEKPTPEENPNPVEKPTPEENPNPVEKPTPEENPNPVEKPEPEKNPCINMEDCYCKDFYDLTLVLDESASISDLIWRNEVIPFALEIIKRINISYKNVHMGVLLFSEHTRDIVRFYDNARYEKGTLQTKINDLKRDYRSGKKTYIIQALRYALTYYSKLSNRKEAPKVTMLFTDGNDSYESEKGLNDIALLYRKENVKLLVVGVSTANENKLKMLVGCEPNVVCPFVIKTEWGLLKSVSEVFVKKICDNEVVLPPGSPSESTPGTPSESTPGTPSESTPGTPSESTPGTPSESTPCSGTECLCHNTYDLTLIMDESASIGYSNWEKEVVPFTIGLASNLEISEKKVNMGILLFSDKIREFIKYGQKESYDKNNLVRRIHDLKKYYKSGGFSYIVEALKYGLYSYAKSTSTRLNVPKVNILLTDGNNTDTSDFILTEVSSLYKKENVKLLLIGIGDLTMHKLRLLGGCDKSDGDCPYVVKAEWNNLKYTSNLIIDKICHTDKPVEKPGDTSSVCNSKDDCICENYFDLTYIEVPTINSTYTWRSDFMDCSKNIMNSLVIDKNKVHVSLIISLEKKSVHQGFDDVNSYNKNELIKTLGKLENSTVLNKTNILDSLVYGIQQSFGKGNRENAPKVTMLLTNSNSDISDEKALQDIYLNYKEKSIKLLIIGIGITNTGKLFNAGGCNMNGDNCPHVYASKSFSYIGGVDTFLEVNKCDSSSHNNGGDNGNGTEGNVNPDTPSCNDNDDDDECNNDDSNIICTKVLDIAVVLDQSSNISKDQWNVYIKQFVINTVNQNYLSKYRSHITIVKMGKSTKEKWSLNKKISYQKKKIIKKINKLPISYSKKKDIAKSLKYVRTKVFKKSETNRKKLIIMLVEGKSNSNMNDLRKEVGLLKVNNIDFFAYAIDNIDEMEYKILGDCEGSVDMGLMGNPPSSPSYLPCKNIVKVSWDTLLSSTDIHMKYICNGYPEDAECSEWEEWSPCPETCPTINNNNNNNSSGSNNSSRNNNRTYFPQLSKRERKGPYTLKGEEYIGEKYGSSCMELKSIEYRSCPINAGCNDMCGDFGEWSECSATCGEGIRVRNRDNSLDNDDKCKLFNSTEMEACNIQECGDNNNVDICEDIGEWSDWSSCSKTCGYSTRSRTFTILPEYIGEYPNCKIFERSETEVCAFIPACSDEKCFEWEEWNEWSSPCSPRKRVQKARVLKNDDVIISSGDNNNNNNNAKRGMGHKNSTFTSYNNKKSDICEEEVRHYLDKVEYDEESTCENKNPCGDWSDWSECDRTCNVGVRIRHFISHMFDMVGDEDEKECLEYYNKVETQDCLHLPPCDGGECSDWETWVECKEEDMIGNNCHKRNKKILTRKLELLKNKDITRTKNTSDVCNDYTLFREEDCPQSNDTCINALCNEWEEWGDCSSTCGEGSFKIRKRKEPLELIPASQDINGNIGLTCAQQNIKVEEREACIVPACEDESTNGGTVVEGSTPSSPSDSNNNDGSSGDNTGDSNDKKGMGTGEKVSIAAGVIGLVALAAGGLIYGYNTLNGGEPPHSSNMEFENVENNIGTEEQENEDFEVVDADDPMWN; encoded by the coding sequence atgaagaaagcatttgtattaatattttcctGCTTCTTACTTTTTTTGCATTTGCACATTATAAGAACGCACTATgcaaaaaatgaagaaacAAATAAGAAGGATACTAAATTGACAAAGAAACGTAATGTCAAAACTttcaataaaaaattaacaaaCAAATCCTTTCTTCAAGTACAACACACTGTAGCAACTAGATCTGTACCACCGCCACCTTGTCTTGGAGATGATTGCTTCTGCCAAAATTATTACGATTTAACATTAATTTTGGACGAATCTGCAAGCATAGGATCAAAAAATTGGAAAAACCATGTTATTCCATTTACtgataaaattataaacGATTTAAAAATAAGCAAAAATGAAGTACATGTAGgaattttgttattttctAGTAAAAATAGAGATTACGTCACTTATGGTGATGAATTAAGATATCAAAAAGATGAGCTTCTAAAAAAAgtagaaaaattaaaaaaagattatTATTGCGGAGGAGgaacaaaaatattaggTGCATTGAAATATTCTCTGgaaaattatacaaaacataaaaatattagatATGATGCACCTAAAGtaacaatattatttactGATGGAAATGAAAATTCTGCATCTAATAAACAACTTTTGGAAATGGGTTTGACATACAGAAGAGAACGAGTAAAGTTATTAGTTCTTGGTGTAGCTGCTGCTGAAGATAATAAGTTAAAATTAATAGCTGGGTGTGAAGAAAATACCAATTGTCCATACTCCATGAAAGCAGAATGGGAAACTATAAATGACATAACAAAGAGATTAactaataaaatatgtcATACAGAATCGGAAATAGAACCAGAACCAGAACCAGAACCTTCCACACCAACACATTGCCAAGGTGATGATTGCTTTTGTGAGGATTATTACGATTTAACTTTAATTTTAGATGAGTCACGAAGTATAACTCTCAACAAATGGAAGAAAGATGTAGTTCCATTTGCCGAAAAAGTTTTGAATAATTTAAACATCGACAAAGATAAAATACATGTTGGAATTATGCGTTTCGCTAATTCTATGAAAACGGATATAGGTTATGAGCAGGAAACAAGATATATGAAAAACGATTTGATAAAACTAGTTAGAgaattaaaagataaatatgGATATGGTAGTGCTACCCATCTTGTCGATGCTTTACAATATTCATTAAAAACTTTTACAAGACACCCCAATAATAGAGTTGATGCACCTAAGGtaacaatattatttacagATGGTAATGAAACTTctaaaaaggaaaaagatATACGAGATGTAGgattattatatagaaaagaaaatgtgAAGCTAATAGTAGTAGGGGTTAATTTAGCTACGGAGAAAAgtttaaaattattagCTGGTTGtaatgaaaatgaagaatGTCTACGAGTTATTAAATGTGAATGGAATGatttaacaaatataaCTAAAATACTTACAGATAAGATATGTAATACGGGATCAGTAGAATTACCAAAACCTGAAGAGAATCCTGAACCAGTAGAAAAACCAAATCCAGAGGAAAATCCTAATCCAGTCGAAAAACCAACTCCAGAAGAAAATCCTAATCCAGTGGAAAAACCAACTCCAGAAGAAAATCCTAATCCAGTCGAAAAACCAACTCCAGAAGAAAATCCTAATCCAGTGGAAAAACCAGAACCAGAAAAGAATCCTTGTATAAACATGGAAGATTGCTATTGTAAAGATTTTTATGATCTCACTTTAGTTTTAGATGAATCAGCTAGTATATCTGATTTAATATGGAGAAACGAAGTTATTCCATTTGCTTTggaaattattaaaagaataaatataagttataaaaatgtgCATATGGGCGTTTTGCTTTTCTCTGAACACACTAGAGACATTGTTAGATTTTATGACAATGCAAGATATGAAAAAGGGACACTACAgacaaaaataaatgatcTAAAAAGAGATTATAGAAGTGGAAAGAagacatatataatacaagCTCTACGATATGCATTAACATATTATAGCAAACTTTCAAATAGAAAGGAAGCACCTAAAGTAACCATGTTATTTACAGATGGAAATGATTCCTATGAATCAGAAAAGGGATTAAATGATATTGcattattatatagaaaagaaaatgtgAAATTATTGGTAGTAGGAGTTTCTACAGCAAATGAGAATAAATTGAAAATGTTAGTTGGTTGTGAACCAAATGTTGTTTGCCCATTTGTTATTAAAACGGAATGGGGATTATTGAAAAGTGTATCAGAAGTgtttgtaaaaaaaatatgtgaCAATGAAGTGGTATTGCCACCAGGAAGCCCCTCCGAATCAACACCTGGAACTCCTTCCGAATCAACACCCGGAACTCCTTCCGAATCAACACCTGGAACTCCTTCCGAATCAACACCTGGAACTCCTTCCGAATCAACACCTTGTAGTGGAACCGAATGTTTATGCCACAATACCTACGACTTAACATTAATTATGGACGAATCTGCAAGTATTGGATATTCTAACTGGGAAAAGGAAGTAGTTCCATTTACTATAGGACTTGCAAGTAATTTAGAAATAAGTGAAAAGAAAGTGAATATGggaatattattattttctgataaaataagagagttcattaaatatggacaaaaagaaagttatgataaaaataacttAGTAAGAAGAATACATgatttgaaaaaatattataaatcaGGAGGATTTTCATATATAGTAGAAGCTTTGAAATATGgattatattcatatgcAAAAAGTACATCTACTAGATTAAATGTTCCTAAAGTAAATATTTTGCTTACCGATGGGAATAATACAGATACGTctgattttattttaacTGAAGTGAGTTCCTTGTATAAGAAAGAAAATGTAAAGTTATTACTGATTGGTATTGGAGATCTTACTATGCATAAATTAAGATTGTTAGGTGGATGTGATAAATCGGATGGTGACTGTCCATATGTTGTAAAAGCAGAATggaataatttaaaatatacgTCAAATTTAATTATTGATAAAATATGTCATACAGATAAGCCAGTAGAAAAACCAGGAGATACTTCATCTGTATGTAATTCTAAGGATGACTGTATATGTGAGAATTATTTTGACTTAACATATATTGAAGTTCCAACAATAAATAGTACATATACATGGAGAAGTGATTTTATGGATTgttcaaaaaatataatgaacaGTTTAGTtattgataaaaataaggtACATGTTTCGTTGATAATATCTTTAGAAAAGAAGTCTGTTCATCAAGGCTTTGATGATGTtaattcttataataaaaatgaattaataaAGACATTAGGAAAGTTAGAGAATTCGACTGTTTTAAACAAAACTAATATATTAGATTCGTTAGTATATGGTATTCAACAATCTTTTGGAAAAGGAAATAGAGAAAACGCCCCAAAAGTTACTATGTTATTAACCAATAGTAATAGTGATATATCTGATGAGAAGGCATTACAAGATATATActtaaattataaagaGAAATCAATTAAGTTATTGATTATAGGTATAGGTATAACGAATACGggaaaattatttaatgcTGGAGGATGTAATATGAATGGGGATAATTGTCCACATGTATATGCATCTAAAAGTTTTTCATATATTGGTGGTGTTGATACATTTTTAGAAGTAAATAAATGTGATAGTAGTAGCCATAATAATGGAGGTGACAATGGGAATGGGACAGAAGGAAATGTAAATCCAGATACACCTTCAtgtaatgataatgatgatgatgatgaatgtaataatgatgacagtaatattatatgtacaaaGGTTTTAGATATAGCTGTTGTATTAGATCAGTCTAGTAATATATCCAAAGATCAATGgaatgtatatataaaacagTTTGTTATAAACACAGTGAACCAAAACTATTTGTCAAAATATCGAAGTCATATAACTATTGTAAAAATGGGAAAGAGTACTAAAGAAAAATGGAGcttaaataaaaaaattagttatcaaaagaagaagattattaaaaaaataaacaaattaCCAATATCATATTCAAAAAAGAAGGATATAGCAAAGAgtttaaaatatgtaagGACAAAagtatttaaaaaaagtgaaacaaatagaaaaaaattaataataatgttagTTGAAGGAAAGTCAAACAGTAATATGAATGATTTGAGAAAAGAAGTTGGATTATTAAAAGTAAACAATATTGATTTTTTTGCATACGCAATAGATAATATAGATGAAATGGAATACAAAATACTTGGGGATTGTGAAGGTTCAGTAGATATGGGACTTATGGGGAATCCACCATCATCTCCTTCTTATTTGCcatgtaaaaatatagttAAGGTATCATGGGatacattattatcttcAACAGATATACATATGAAGTATATTTGTAATGGTTATCCTGAAGATGCCGAATGTTCTGAATGGGAGGAATGGAGTCCCTGTCCTGAAACGTGTCCTacaattaataataataataataataatagtagtGGTAGTAATAACAGTAGTAGGAATAACAATAGGACGTATTTTCCACAGCTAAGCAAAAGGGAAAGGAAAGGACCATACACATTAAAAGGAGAAGAATATATAGGTGAGAAATATGGAAGTTCTTGTATGGAATTGAAATCTATCGAATATCGATCATGCCCTATAAATGCAGGTTGTAATGATATGTGTGGAGATTTCGGTGAATGGAGTGAGTGTAGTGCAACGTGTGGAGAAGGTATACGAGTAAGGAATAGAGATAATTCTTTAGACAATGATGACAAGtgtaaattatttaattcaaCTGAGATGGAAGCATGTAATATTCAAGAATGtggtgataataataatgtagaTATATGTGAGGATATTGGAGAATGGAGTGATTGGTCATCTTGTTCTAAAACTTGTGGATATTCAACAAGAAGTAGAACGTTTACTATTTTACCAGAATATATAGGAGAATATCCTAATTGCAAAATCTTTGAAAGGAGTGAAACAGAAGTATGTGCTTTTATTCCTGCATGTTCTGATGAAAAATGTTTTGAATGGGAAGAATGGAATGAATGGTCTTCTCCATGTAGTCCTAGGAAAAGAGTTCAGAAAGCTCGagtattaaaaaatgatgatgtCATTATTAGTAGtggtgataataataataataataataatgctAAAAGAGGGATGGGGCATAAAAATTCTACATTTACttcttataataataaaaaatctGATATATGTGAAGAAGAAGTGCGACATTATTTAGATAAAGTGGAATATGATGAAGAATCTACATGTGAAAATAAAAACCCTTGTGGTGATTGGTCAGATTGGTCTGAGTGTGATAGGACATGTAATGTTGGTGTTCGAATACGACATTTTATATCTCACATGTTTGATATGGTTGGAGATGAAGATGAAAAGGAATGTTTAGAATACTATAATAAAGTTGAAACGCAAGATTGTTTGCATTTACCACCATGTGACGGAGGTGAATGTAGTGATTGGGAAACTTGGGTAGAATGTAAAGAAGAAGATATGATCGGAAACAATTGTCATAAacgaaataaaaaaatattaactCGAAAGTTAGAattattgaaaaataaagatataacaagaacaaaaaatacATCGGATGTTTGTAATGACTATACATTGTTTAGAGAAGAAGATTGTCCTCAATCAAATGATACATGTATAAATGCATTATGTAATGAATGGGAAGAATGGGGAGATTGTTCCAGTACATGTGGGGAAGGATCATTTAAAAtaaggaaaagaaaagagCCTTTGGAATTGATACCTGCATCTCAAGATATAAATGGAAATATTGGTTTGACATGTGCacaacaaaatataaaagttGAAGAAAGAGAAGCCTGTATAGTTCCAGCATGTGAAGATGAATCTACCAACGGAGGAACAGTAGTAGAAGGATCTACTCCTTCTTCTCCATCTGacagtaataataatgatggATCATCGGGTGATAATACAGGAGATtcaaatgataaaaaaggGATGGGAACAGGTGAAAAAGTTTCGATAGCTGCTGGAGTAATAGGTTTAGTAGCCTTAGCAGCAGGAGGTTTGATATATGGATACAATACGTTAAACGGTGGTGAGCCCCCTCATAGTTCTAATATGGAATTTGAAAATGTGGAGAACAACATAGGTACAGAAGAGCAAGAAAATGAAGACTTTGAGGTAGTGGACGCGGATGACCCTATGTGGAACTGA
- a CDS encoding translation initiation factor 4E, translating to MKYLTFNKNNRDAIDLSEKLEATKIDLSNPLLLQYNWVIWEQVSDNKIKQSNNYKDYTRPLAKFNSVQKFWQLWNRLPQPSDLLAQRSMTRFSEDGIFRIVDALMIFRDNIQPMWEDPANSGGGHFEYKILPKDYPYSQIDEFWNNLVLAIIGCSLKHYDLITGIRLVDKLSTTRYGYIRIEIWYTTITDESVKNYLRKDLEEHMCNRIDGSTIFPPRVKSLSHIHR from the coding sequence ATGAAGTATTTaacatttaataaaaacaacAGAGATGCTATTGATTTGAGTGAAAAACTAGAAGCTACTAAAATAGATTTATCGAATCccttattattacaatataaTTGGGTGATATGGGAACAAGTATcagataataaaataaaacaaagtaataattataaggATTATACAAGACCACTAGCTAAATTTAATAGTGTTCAAAAATTTTGGCAATTATGGAATAGATTACCTCAACCAAGTGATTTACTTGCACAAAGAAGTATGACCAGATTTTCAGAAGATGGAATATTTCGTATTGTTGATGCTCTTATGATATTTAGAGATAATATACAACCTATGTGGGAAGATCCAGCAAATTCAGGCGGTGGTCattttgaatataaaatattaccTAAGGATTATCCATATAGCCAAATTGATGAATTTTGGAATAATCTCGTTTTAGCTATAATTGGATGTAGTTTAAAACATTATGATTTAATAACAGGTATTAGATTAGTAGATAAATTAAGTACTACAAGATATGGATATATAAGAATAGAAATATGGTATACTACTATAACTGATGAAAGTGTTAAAAACTATTTGAGAAAAGATCTAGAAGAACATATGTGTAATCGTATTGATGGATCGACTATATTTCCACCAAGAGTAAAAAGTCTTAGTCACATACATAGATaa